From Variimorphobacter saccharofermentans, one genomic window encodes:
- a CDS encoding SH3 domain-containing protein: protein MKKMIYLCVITLILCLSGCGKKDQMTNFIPTPIPEKEINFDDNSEEVTKEDDVDISDGEATDDEKNDNTESTPSPSDDNEEGKEEDTTETAEATPTIDPNNVGITTPMYVKLDKYGDVLNVRSAPSTKSEAVGFLVHTEKIRVIEIKDGWASFVMDGKIRYVKASYLVEERPDYLPVPTPTPVPKATKAAGNSGTSQNTDDAQRDNVTPDEEEPPEI, encoded by the coding sequence ATGAAAAAGATGATATACTTATGCGTTATAACATTGATACTATGTCTATCTGGTTGCGGTAAGAAGGATCAGATGACCAATTTCATCCCGACACCGATTCCGGAGAAGGAGATCAATTTTGACGATAATAGTGAGGAAGTCACAAAAGAAGATGATGTAGATATAAGTGACGGAGAAGCAACTGATGACGAGAAAAATGATAATACGGAGAGTACCCCGTCACCTTCAGATGATAATGAAGAAGGCAAGGAAGAGGATACAACCGAAACTGCAGAAGCGACACCTACCATTGACCCTAATAATGTGGGAATTACCACACCGATGTATGTGAAGCTGGACAAATACGGTGATGTCTTGAATGTTCGATCCGCTCCTTCAACGAAATCAGAAGCGGTTGGTTTCCTGGTGCATACGGAAAAGATCAGGGTTATAGAGATTAAGGATGGATGGGCCAGCTTTGTCATGGATGGGAAAATCCGTTATGTCAAAGCAAGCTATCTGGTTGAGGAGCGTCCGGATTATCTTCCTGTACCTACCCCGACTCCGGTACCGAAAGCTACGAAGGCTGCTGGAAACTCAGGTACATCGCAAAATACAGATGATGCCCAGCGGGATAATGTAACACCGGACGAGGAAGAACCACCGGAGATATAA
- the leuB gene encoding 3-isopropylmalate dehydrogenase: MNYKITVIPGDGIGPEIIEEAKKVLNQIGKRYGHKFDYTEVLMGGASIDATGVPLTEEALETAKNSDSVLLGAVGGNVGQSNWYSLPPHLRPEAGLLAIRKGLKLFANIRPAILFDELMEACPLKEDIVGSGFDFVVMRELTGGLYFGARSTVEENGIRKATDTLVYDETEIRRIAKWAFEIAMKRNKKVCSVDKANVLDSSRLWRQVTKEVAKDYPEVELTDMLVDNCAMQLVKNPRQFDVILTENMFGDILSDEASMITGSIGMLASASLGDTKLGLYEPSHGSAPDIAGQNKANPIATILSAAMMLRYSFDLEKEADQIEAAVKSVLKKGYRTVDIMQEGKTLVGTKEMGDLIVQEIA, from the coding sequence ATGAATTACAAGATTACAGTGATTCCTGGTGATGGAATTGGACCTGAGATTATTGAAGAAGCAAAAAAGGTACTGAATCAAATCGGAAAACGATATGGACATAAATTTGATTACACGGAGGTATTAATGGGAGGTGCTTCGATTGATGCTACTGGTGTCCCGTTAACGGAAGAAGCGTTGGAGACAGCAAAGAACAGTGACTCCGTATTATTGGGAGCCGTAGGTGGTAATGTTGGGCAGTCCAATTGGTACAGCCTTCCGCCTCATCTAAGACCGGAAGCGGGGCTTTTGGCTATTCGTAAAGGGCTAAAGCTGTTTGCCAATATTCGTCCAGCCATCTTATTTGATGAGTTAATGGAAGCATGTCCTCTAAAGGAAGATATTGTAGGAAGTGGCTTTGATTTTGTGGTTATGAGAGAACTAACGGGAGGACTTTACTTTGGGGCTCGTAGTACTGTCGAGGAAAATGGAATTCGCAAGGCAACGGACACTCTAGTATATGATGAAACGGAGATACGCAGAATTGCAAAATGGGCTTTTGAAATTGCTATGAAGAGAAATAAAAAGGTATGCAGTGTTGATAAAGCAAATGTACTGGATTCCTCAAGATTGTGGAGACAGGTAACCAAAGAAGTGGCAAAGGATTATCCGGAGGTAGAACTTACCGATATGCTTGTGGATAACTGTGCCATGCAGTTGGTTAAGAATCCAAGACAATTTGATGTGATTCTCACGGAAAACATGTTTGGAGATATTTTATCCGATGAAGCAAGTATGATTACTGGGTCCATTGGAATGCTCGCATCTGCCAGTCTTGGTGATACAAAGCTTGGTCTGTATGAGCCTAGTCATGGATCAGCACCGGATATCGCTGGTCAGAACAAGGCAAATCCCATTGCGACCATTCTATCTGCTGCCATGATGCTTCGCTATTCCTTTGATTTAGAGAAGGAAGCAGATCAAATTGAAGCAGCAGTGAAGTCGGTATTAAAGAAGGGTTACCGGACAGTTGATATTATGCAGGAGGGTAAGACCTTAGTAGGAACAAAGGAAATGGGAGATTTGATCGTTCAGGAAATTGCGTAG
- a CDS encoding LysR family transcriptional regulator: protein MNQNLPLYHIFNCVAENENISRAAKQLFISQPAVSKAISNLEESLQVTLFIRNSRGVKLTDEGKLLYEHTRIAFDALSKAEENIIRIHDLGIGHLRIGASTTLCKYLLLPYLDGFVKENPHIKITIDNQSSSHTLKQLENCTLDIGLVAKPENGDAFHFLSLDEIEDIFVATHTYLNNLTLRENSSDIFSNANIMLLDESNVTRKYVDQYFKSNNIEPKHVLEISTMDLLIEFAKTSLGVACVIKAFVESELREGTLVQIPVTPQLNKREVGFCYSKNAYLSDSMHKFMDYIRKSS from the coding sequence ATGAATCAGAACTTACCCCTTTATCATATTTTTAATTGCGTTGCAGAGAATGAAAATATCTCCCGCGCAGCGAAGCAGCTATTTATCAGTCAACCTGCTGTCAGTAAGGCCATCAGTAATCTGGAAGAAAGCTTACAGGTCACATTATTCATCCGTAACTCACGTGGAGTTAAGCTGACGGATGAAGGGAAGCTTCTGTATGAACATACCCGCATAGCCTTTGATGCTCTGAGTAAAGCAGAAGAAAATATAATTCGTATCCACGATCTTGGTATCGGCCACCTCCGCATCGGTGCCAGTACCACCTTATGTAAATACCTTCTACTCCCCTATCTGGATGGCTTTGTAAAAGAAAATCCACATATTAAAATTACCATAGACAATCAGTCCTCTTCCCATACACTAAAGCAGCTGGAGAACTGCACTCTCGATATCGGGCTGGTTGCCAAACCGGAAAATGGCGATGCCTTTCATTTTCTCTCTCTTGATGAAATCGAAGACATCTTTGTGGCAACCCACACTTATTTAAACAATCTGACACTTCGTGAAAATAGCTCGGATATATTTTCTAATGCGAATATCATGCTCTTAGACGAGAGTAATGTCACACGAAAATATGTAGATCAATACTTTAAGAGCAATAACATCGAACCGAAGCATGTCTTAGAAATCAGTACCATGGATCTCTTGATTGAATTCGCGAAAACAAGTCTTGGCGTTGCCTGCGTTATAAAAGCATTTGTAGAATCCGAATTGAGAGAAGGTACATTGGTTCAGATACCGGTTACTCCTCAACTAAATAAAAGAGAGGTCGGCTTTTGCTATTCCAAGAACGCCTACCTCTCTGATTCCATGCATAAATTTATGGATTATATCCGTAAATCTTCCTGA
- a CDS encoding LysM peptidoglycan-binding domain-containing protein, with amino-acid sequence MNGTIRYTIRPYDTIWMLAQVFNTTVDSIMELNPGINPRNLLIGQVITIRPGYQYYPSYPRNGTGPMGEFMDDYMDEELDDAMDDMYDMDGMDGDMEELMNLFRMLWEQHSHWTAMAIISIIHDLPEREMVIQRLLRNATDFANAFSQYYGVDSAQALGDLMTRHLTIAAEVVEAAKIGDTDALANADQRWRENAEQIASLLASMNEYWSVDDWSAMLFEHLNLLTDFVTAVLTQNYQDAVKLIDDIEMQVLDMADMMSMGIARQFPD; translated from the coding sequence ATGAATGGTACGATACGTTACACAATCAGACCATATGATACCATATGGATGCTGGCCCAGGTATTTAATACTACCGTAGATTCAATTATGGAATTAAACCCTGGAATAAATCCTAGAAATCTTTTGATAGGACAGGTAATAACAATAAGACCGGGATACCAATATTATCCGTCCTATCCGAGAAACGGAACCGGTCCTATGGGTGAATTTATGGATGATTATATGGATGAGGAACTGGATGATGCTATGGATGATATGTATGATATGGATGGTATGGACGGGGATATGGAAGAGCTGATGAACCTATTCCGTATGCTGTGGGAGCAGCATTCGCATTGGACGGCTATGGCAATCATCTCAATCATACATGATTTACCGGAACGAGAGATGGTGATTCAGAGATTACTTCGGAACGCCACTGATTTTGCCAACGCTTTCAGCCAGTATTATGGAGTAGATTCAGCTCAAGCCCTGGGGGATCTAATGACAAGGCATTTAACAATTGCTGCAGAGGTAGTAGAAGCTGCAAAAATTGGTGATACGGATGCATTGGCAAATGCCGATCAGAGATGGCGTGAGAATGCAGAGCAGATTGCGTCACTTCTGGCAAGTATGAATGAGTACTGGAGCGTGGATGACTGGAGTGCTATGTTATTTGAGCATTTGAATCTACTTACGGATTTCGTTACCGCTGTTCTGACTCAGAACTATCAGGATGCGGTGAAGCTTATAGATGACATAGAAATGCAAGTACTTGATATGGCAGATATGATGTCGATGGGAATTGCAAGGCAATTTCCGGATTAG
- a CDS encoding AraC family transcriptional regulator, giving the protein MASEYDLTYTDFNPTVFYVTKIKMVNEGVYHDHDYTELAYILSGKGKYLVEGVEYDVEAGDLVICNPGVKHTHVVVNPKEPTIEFISGFTDFHFKNMAPNSIELSNGSCILHTTSELKQEISKHCYAMIAERESHQVGRYFMFKTHLMQMLLLIMRNICNVEKSEQKGCNFESYNKSYAVNRIINYLNENYEHKISLEQIAHNMYLSPVYISKIFKEETGESPINYLIKIRLEKAREILLQSEGGSIKNIANQVGYDDVYHFSKLFKKYYGISPLYYKKNALRDNNAANE; this is encoded by the coding sequence ATGGCTTCTGAATATGATTTGACATATACCGATTTCAATCCGACGGTGTTTTATGTGACAAAAATTAAGATGGTAAATGAGGGTGTCTATCATGATCATGATTATACGGAATTGGCATACATTCTGTCAGGAAAGGGGAAATATCTGGTAGAAGGCGTGGAATATGACGTCGAAGCAGGCGATCTCGTAATATGTAATCCCGGCGTAAAGCATACACACGTTGTCGTGAATCCCAAAGAACCCACCATCGAATTCATCTCCGGCTTTACTGATTTTCATTTTAAAAACATGGCACCGAACTCCATAGAACTATCCAATGGAAGCTGTATTCTACATACAACCTCCGAATTAAAACAGGAAATCTCAAAGCACTGTTATGCCATGATCGCGGAACGGGAAAGTCATCAGGTTGGAAGATACTTTATGTTTAAGACCCATCTGATGCAAATGCTATTACTGATTATGCGTAACATCTGTAATGTGGAGAAATCAGAGCAAAAGGGCTGTAATTTTGAATCATATAATAAGAGCTATGCTGTAAATCGAATAATAAATTACTTAAATGAAAATTATGAACATAAGATATCTTTGGAGCAAATTGCACATAATATGTATCTGAGTCCAGTATATATCTCCAAGATATTCAAGGAAGAAACCGGTGAATCGCCGATTAACTATCTGATAAAAATTCGCTTAGAGAAAGCAAGAGAAATTTTGCTACAAAGTGAAGGCGGTAGTATCAAGAATATCGCCAATCAGGTAGGCTATGATGATGTATATCATTTTAGCAAATTATTTAAAAAATACTATGGTATCTCACCATTATATTATAAAAAAAATGCATTGCGAGATAATAATGCAGCAAACGAGTAA
- a CDS encoding ABC transporter ATP-binding protein, translating to MARNKYDIDETLQTEFNFSHLKRLATYIRPYRGDMIFTVFLLTISSALSMLAPVFLMKIMDEFIPDKNIAGIVIISVILLAIYFIISIILRMKITITSRLGQNIIHTIRADIFKHLQELPFSYYDDKPHGKIQVRVVNYVNSLSDLLSNGIINTITDLFSLFFIVGFMLYINVRLTLICLIGLPLLMVIIFVIKKKQRVAWQLSSNKSSNLNAYIAESINGIRVTQSFTRENENIKIFNTLSGDYSKAWMRAIRLNFLLWPSIENISTWTSIAVYVLGISWLDNGMKGITVGVLIAMTNYIGRFWAPINTLASFYNSLLTAISYLERIFETIDEPVLVKDYEGAVDMPPIKGEVEFEDVTFSYEDGLPILNDISFRANVGDSIAIVGPTGAGKTTIINLISRFYNLDSGKITIDGIDISKVTIRSLRKQMGVMLQDSFIFSGTIMDNIRYGNMEATDEQVMEAAKTVRAHDFIINLEQGYQTQVNERGTRLSVGQRQLISFARALLADPKILILDEATSSIDTETEILLQEGLNKLLANRTSFIIAHRLSTIKNSTCIMYVDNGKIQEMGTHEELLERKGYYYELYMSQYKFLEKE from the coding sequence ATGGCCAGAAATAAATATGATATCGATGAAACCCTTCAGACCGAATTTAACTTCTCTCATCTGAAACGATTAGCAACTTATATCAGACCCTATAGAGGGGATATGATTTTTACTGTCTTTTTATTGACGATTTCTTCTGCACTTTCGATGCTGGCACCGGTATTTTTAATGAAAATTATGGATGAGTTTATACCAGATAAAAATATCGCGGGAATTGTCATAATCAGTGTTATTTTATTGGCGATATACTTCATTATTTCAATTATTCTTAGAATGAAGATAACGATAACCTCCCGCCTGGGTCAAAACATCATACATACAATTCGTGCTGATATATTTAAGCATCTGCAGGAATTACCCTTCTCTTATTACGATGATAAGCCCCATGGGAAGATCCAGGTTCGTGTAGTGAATTATGTCAACAGCTTAAGTGACTTATTATCGAACGGTATTATTAATACCATTACAGATTTGTTCAGCTTATTCTTTATTGTGGGATTTATGCTGTATATCAATGTCAGACTGACATTGATCTGCCTTATTGGATTGCCCCTTTTGATGGTCATTATCTTTGTCATCAAGAAAAAGCAGAGAGTGGCATGGCAGTTATCCAGCAATAAATCCTCCAATCTGAATGCTTATATTGCGGAAAGCATCAATGGTATTCGGGTAACACAGAGCTTTACCAGAGAAAATGAGAATATTAAGATATTCAATACCCTGAGTGGGGATTACAGTAAAGCATGGATGAGAGCGATCAGGCTGAACTTTCTCCTTTGGCCATCCATTGAGAATATTTCTACCTGGACCAGTATCGCAGTATATGTTCTCGGTATATCCTGGTTAGACAATGGCATGAAAGGAATAACGGTTGGTGTCTTGATTGCTATGACGAATTACATTGGCAGGTTCTGGGCACCCATCAACACGCTTGCAAGCTTCTACAATTCACTGCTTACTGCAATATCTTATTTGGAAAGAATCTTTGAGACGATTGACGAACCAGTACTTGTAAAGGACTATGAGGGAGCTGTGGATATGCCGCCGATCAAGGGTGAGGTGGAGTTCGAGGATGTTACCTTCAGTTATGAGGACGGGCTTCCCATCTTAAATGATATAAGCTTTCGGGCAAATGTCGGTGATTCAATTGCCATAGTTGGCCCCACGGGTGCCGGTAAGACTACCATTATAAATCTAATTAGCCGTTTCTATAATCTTGATTCCGGTAAGATTACCATAGATGGGATTGATATAAGCAAGGTTACGATTCGATCCCTTCGTAAGCAGATGGGTGTCATGCTACAGGATAGCTTCATCTTCTCGGGGACGATTATGGACAACATCCGATACGGCAATATGGAGGCAACGGATGAACAGGTTATGGAGGCTGCGAAGACAGTTCGGGCACATGATTTTATCATTAACTTGGAACAAGGGTATCAGACACAGGTAAATGAGCGTGGTACCAGATTGTCGGTAGGTCAGAGGCAGTTGATCAGCTTTGCACGAGCGCTGCTGGCAGATCCTAAAATACTTATATTAGATGAAGCAACATCGAGCATAGATACAGAGACGGAAATTCTTCTGCAGGAGGGTCTGAATAAACTGCTTGCCAACCGTACTTCATTTATCATTGCACATCGTCTGTCCACTATCAAGAACTCTACCTGTATCATGTATGTGGACAATGGAAAAATCCAGGAGATGGGAACCCATGAGGAGCTCCTTGAGAGAAAAGGATATTATTATGAGCTTTATATGTCCCAATATAAGTTCCTGGAGAAGGAATAG
- a CDS encoding ABC transporter ATP-binding protein — protein MTAMQWFFTFLKKYRGKLILALFLVTITSTIAIINPQIAGIVVDQIIEGGNRELLPVMMTIMIVATFTRAVVKYCFLIIFEKSSQGLLYNMRDYVYRRLLAQDFNFYNKNRTGDLMSRQTGDMDAIRHFVAYVIYGIYENTLLFVIALVMIFLVDWRLALCMIAVLPLTALTTAKQLKAVKPAFHNIRQHFSSLNTFVQENVSGNRVVKAFAKEDYEIEKFNKENDGFREAELNAARTWRKYVPIFEFLANSLSVILYLVGGIMVVNGHMSLGKMVTVSGYLWMLNMPLRQAGWLANDYQRFVTSVEKIYSTVIVEPTIQPPVNAITKKRFKGDIVFSHVSYNADDEVILTDVNFHVMPGQTVGIIGATGSGKSTLMNLLCRFYDVTSGEITIDGINVKNLDLFSIRDNIGMAMQDVFLFSDTIEGNIAYGRPDCSFEEVEAVAKIANAHDFIMEMPDGYDTIVGERGVGLSGGQKQRISLARALLKDPSIIILDDTTSAVDMETETQIQSELSSLNEKHTVFIIAHRISSIKDADQILVVDNGRIIESGNHEELLEKKGYYYTVFHHQYGDFDNIRKYKSTVNREQKSMRGGR, from the coding sequence ATGACGGCAATGCAATGGTTTTTTACCTTTTTAAAGAAATATCGCGGCAAATTGATTTTGGCATTGTTCTTGGTTACAATCACAAGTACAATAGCTATCATTAATCCTCAGATAGCGGGTATTGTAGTTGATCAGATTATTGAGGGGGGTAATCGGGAGCTTTTGCCGGTTATGATGACCATCATGATAGTGGCGACATTTACACGCGCCGTAGTGAAGTATTGTTTTTTAATTATTTTTGAAAAATCTTCTCAGGGCTTACTTTATAATATGAGAGATTATGTATATCGCAGGCTGTTAGCCCAGGATTTTAACTTCTACAACAAAAACCGTACCGGTGATCTGATGTCCCGTCAGACAGGAGATATGGATGCAATTCGTCATTTCGTGGCATATGTTATATACGGTATCTATGAGAATACTTTGCTGTTTGTCATAGCGCTGGTCATGATATTTCTTGTGGATTGGCGTCTGGCTTTATGTATGATTGCTGTACTTCCTCTGACTGCATTAACCACTGCGAAGCAGCTAAAGGCAGTTAAGCCTGCCTTTCATAACATTAGGCAACACTTTTCCAGTCTGAATACCTTTGTTCAGGAAAATGTAAGTGGTAATCGTGTAGTCAAAGCTTTTGCGAAGGAAGATTATGAGATAGAGAAATTCAATAAGGAAAACGATGGTTTCCGTGAGGCAGAATTGAATGCAGCAAGAACCTGGAGAAAATATGTACCAATCTTTGAATTCTTAGCAAACTCCCTGTCAGTTATTCTATATCTGGTGGGTGGTATCATGGTAGTGAACGGGCATATGTCCCTTGGTAAGATGGTAACGGTAAGCGGTTATCTATGGATGCTGAATATGCCACTTCGCCAGGCCGGATGGCTTGCAAATGATTATCAGAGATTTGTTACCTCCGTTGAGAAAATTTATTCTACAGTAATTGTGGAGCCAACCATTCAACCACCGGTAAATGCTATAACAAAGAAGCGTTTTAAGGGTGATATTGTATTCTCCCATGTCAGCTATAATGCAGATGATGAGGTGATTCTTACCGATGTGAACTTTCATGTTATGCCAGGACAAACAGTCGGAATTATTGGAGCTACCGGTTCCGGTAAATCCACACTGATGAACCTGCTATGTCGATTTTATGATGTTACTTCTGGTGAGATTACGATAGATGGAATCAATGTCAAGAATCTGGATTTATTCTCAATCAGAGATAATATAGGGATGGCAATGCAGGATGTATTCTTGTTCTCCGACACGATTGAAGGGAATATTGCGTATGGCAGGCCTGACTGTAGCTTTGAAGAGGTTGAGGCAGTAGCGAAGATAGCCAATGCCCATGATTTTATCATGGAGATGCCCGATGGTTATGACACGATCGTCGGAGAACGTGGTGTGGGCTTATCCGGTGGACAGAAACAGCGAATTTCTCTTGCAAGAGCATTGTTGAAGGATCCTTCAATTATTATTCTGGATGATACCACTTCAGCGGTGGATATGGAGACGGAGACTCAGATCCAGAGTGAGTTAAGTTCTCTTAATGAGAAACATACTGTATTTATTATTGCACACAGGATATCCTCTATTAAGGACGCGGATCAGATTCTGGTTGTGGATAACGGAAGGATTATTGAATCAGGCAACCATGAAGAACTACTTGAAAAGAAAGGATATTACTATACTGTATTCCATCACCAGTATGGTGATTTTGATAACATAAGAAAATATAAAAGTACTGTAAACCGTGAGCAAAAGAGCATGAGAGGAGGAAGATAA
- the mutY gene encoding A/G-specific adenine glycosylase has protein sequence MSYDYGEIVPYLLTWFDYNARILAWRDNPKPYYVWVSEIMLQQTRVEAVKGYFDRFIKALPNIQALAEVEEDKLLKLWEGLGYYNRARNLQKAAQIVVRDYAGELPGDYHMLLSLPGIGEYTAGAIASIAFQKPVPAIDGNVLRVMKRIAGSTDDITRLSVKKELWTDIERIIPKDRPGDFNQSLMELGAMVCVPNGKPDCEHCPVVHICKAFHEDTIALIPNKPAKKPRKKEERTILVLEYQDKYAIRRRKQNGLLAGLWEFPGVEMKLNLKELKRELTSQGILAAEIQPIGDAKHIFSHVEWHMTGYHIKMKELPNNSPYLDSVIWAGRNEILSDYSIPNAYETFRKNILFNEENLNIK, from the coding sequence ATGTCATATGATTATGGAGAAATTGTACCATATTTATTAACCTGGTTTGATTATAATGCCCGAATTCTCGCATGGCGTGACAATCCCAAGCCTTATTATGTATGGGTGTCGGAAATCATGCTGCAACAGACGAGAGTGGAAGCGGTGAAGGGTTATTTTGATCGATTTATCAAGGCACTACCGAATATACAGGCCCTAGCAGAAGTAGAGGAGGATAAGCTGTTAAAGCTCTGGGAAGGACTCGGATATTATAACCGGGCTAGAAATCTACAGAAAGCAGCGCAAATCGTGGTACGAGATTATGCAGGAGAGTTACCGGGAGATTACCATATGCTTTTATCCTTGCCTGGAATTGGAGAATATACTGCCGGAGCAATTGCCTCCATCGCATTTCAGAAGCCGGTTCCAGCCATTGACGGTAATGTGTTACGAGTAATGAAACGAATTGCCGGAAGTACGGATGATATCACGAGGTTAAGCGTGAAGAAGGAGCTTTGGACAGACATCGAGCGCATTATTCCTAAAGACCGTCCAGGAGATTTTAATCAATCTCTGATGGAACTGGGAGCAATGGTATGTGTCCCCAATGGTAAGCCGGACTGTGAGCACTGTCCTGTCGTTCATATATGTAAAGCCTTTCATGAGGATACAATAGCACTCATTCCGAACAAGCCTGCCAAAAAGCCCCGTAAAAAGGAAGAGCGTACCATTCTTGTTCTGGAATATCAGGATAAATATGCTATACGAAGAAGAAAGCAGAATGGATTGTTGGCAGGACTATGGGAGTTCCCAGGCGTGGAGATGAAACTGAACCTGAAGGAGCTTAAGAGGGAGTTAACTTCACAGGGGATTCTTGCTGCCGAAATTCAACCCATCGGAGATGCAAAGCATATATTCTCACATGTTGAATGGCATATGACAGGATATCATATTAAGATGAAGGAATTACCGAATAACTCTCCGTATCTGGACTCGGTGATTTGGGCCGGAAGAAATGAAATTCTTTCGGATTACAGCATACCGAATGCATATGAAACCTTTCGAAAGAATATCCTATTTAATGAGGAAAATTTAAATATAAAGTAA
- the leuD gene encoding 3-isopropylmalate dehydratase small subunit: protein MKAFGKVHKYGDNVDTDVIIPARYLNSSDPKELAAKCMIDIDKDFVNRVKQGDIMVANKNFGCGSSREHAPIAIKASGISCVIAETFARIFYRNAINIGLPIIECPEAAKEIEAGDEVEIDFDSGIIYDRTKGTQYQGQAFPEFMQKIIKAEGLINYINNK, encoded by the coding sequence ATGAAGGCATTTGGAAAAGTACATAAATATGGTGATAATGTAGATACGGATGTAATTATACCTGCGCGTTATCTGAACTCCTCCGATCCGAAGGAGCTGGCAGCAAAATGTATGATTGATATTGATAAAGATTTTGTAAACCGGGTTAAACAGGGAGATATCATGGTGGCAAATAAGAATTTCGGCTGTGGCTCCTCAAGAGAGCATGCACCGATCGCCATCAAGGCATCTGGAATCAGCTGTGTGATTGCAGAAACTTTTGCAAGAATTTTTTACCGTAATGCAATCAATATCGGTCTTCCGATCATTGAGTGCCCGGAAGCTGCCAAGGAAATCGAAGCAGGTGATGAGGTGGAAATCGACTTTGACAGCGGTATTATTTATGACAGAACGAAAGGAACACAGTATCAGGGTCAGGCATTTCCGGAGTTTATGCAGAAGATAATCAAAGCAGAAGGACTAATTAATTATATTAATAATAAATAA
- the leuC gene encoding 3-isopropylmalate dehydratase large subunit — MGMTMTQKILAAHAGLDKVTAGQLIEADLDLVLGNDVTAPVAIHEMEKMKIKKVFHKDKIALVPDHFTPNKDIKSAEHCKCVREFAQDQDITNYFEIGEMGIEHALLPEKGLVVAGDVVIGADSHTCTYGALGAFSTGVGSTDMAAGMATGKAWFKVPSALKFVLTGKPAKWVSGKDVILHIIGMIGVDGALYKSMEFVGDGIKNLSMDDRFAMANMAIEAGAKNGIFPVDDLAIQYIKDHSNKEYKIYEADEDAEYDEVYEIDLSSLKPTVAFPHLPENTRTIDEVGDVKIDQVVIGSCTNGRIDDLRVAAKILEGRKVAKGLRVIIFPATQKIYLQAMEEGLLATFIKAGAVVSTPTCGPCLGGHMGILAAGEKAVATTNRNFVGRMGHVDSEVYLASPAVAAASAVTGKISGPQELGL, encoded by the coding sequence ATGGGAATGACAATGACGCAGAAGATACTGGCAGCACATGCAGGGCTTGACAAGGTTACTGCCGGCCAGTTAATTGAAGCGGATTTAGATTTAGTATTGGGTAATGATGTAACAGCTCCGGTAGCAATCCATGAGATGGAAAAGATGAAGATTAAGAAGGTATTTCATAAGGACAAGATTGCATTAGTACCAGATCACTTTACTCCGAACAAAGATATCAAGTCTGCAGAGCACTGTAAATGTGTTCGTGAATTTGCTCAGGATCAGGATATTACGAATTATTTTGAAATTGGTGAGATGGGTATCGAACATGCATTACTACCAGAGAAAGGATTAGTGGTTGCAGGAGATGTGGTAATCGGTGCGGATTCCCATACCTGTACCTATGGTGCATTGGGTGCATTCTCAACAGGTGTCGGAAGTACGGATATGGCAGCAGGTATGGCAACAGGAAAAGCCTGGTTCAAGGTTCCCTCCGCACTGAAATTTGTACTGACCGGAAAGCCTGCAAAATGGGTTAGCGGTAAGGATGTCATCCTTCATATCATTGGTATGATTGGAGTGGATGGTGCATTATACAAATCAATGGAGTTTGTAGGAGACGGAATTAAGAATTTATCCATGGATGATCGTTTTGCTATGGCGAATATGGCCATTGAAGCAGGAGCAAAAAACGGTATCTTCCCAGTGGATGATCTGGCGATTCAATATATCAAGGATCATTCAAACAAGGAATATAAGATATATGAAGCGGACGAAGATGCTGAATACGATGAGGTCTATGAGATTGATTTATCCTCGCTGAAGCCTACAGTAGCGTTTCCTCATTTACCGGAGAATACCAGAACGATAGATGAGGTTGGCGATGTTAAAATAGATCAGGTTGTGATTGGTTCCTGTACCAATGGTAGAATAGATGATTTGCGTGTTGCAGCAAAAATTCTCGAGGGAAGAAAAGTTGCAAAGGGTCTGCGTGTTATTATATTCCCTGCCACTCAGAAGATCTATCTTCAGGCGATGGAAGAAGGACTTCTTGCCACCTTTATCAAGGCAGGTGCAGTGGTAAGTACACCTACCTGCGGACCGTGTCTGGGCGGACACATGGGTATCCTTGCTGCAGGTGAAAAGGCAGTGGCTACTACCAATCGTAACTTTGTCGGACGCATGGGTCATGTGGATTCGGAGGTTTATCTGGCAAGTCCCGCTGTTGCAGCAGCCAGTGCAGTAACCGGTAAGATTTCTGGACCACAGGAACTTGGTTTATAG